In Candidatus Binatia bacterium, one genomic interval encodes:
- a CDS encoding LLM class flavin-dependent oxidoreductase, translated as MDLAVQLAGQPAPQLIKLAQTAEEQGFSSVYVPDHFANEPPGSGQLDETIMQEALAMLGGMAASTKRVRLGGHVLCNLFRHPALTAQAIGTIDQISGGRAVLGIGAGWTKNEFAMTGIDFPDIKPRLRMLDESTRIMKSLWTENRTTFDGEFYQLKDAFITSKPVTKPHPPVVMGGSGKGLLRIAAREADVVNIIIDIGKAGTALPSEMAKLTEDGFRAKVDFVREEAHKHGRTLTISTTVFVPFLAENEEAGIQMADELAAGFGLTGDQARRMPLALIGTPDECVSELKRREREWGVEHLILSGGASADTIVRFGQEIIPNV; from the coding sequence ATGGATCTCGCCGTACAACTCGCAGGCCAGCCCGCGCCCCAACTGATCAAACTTGCCCAGACAGCGGAAGAGCAGGGGTTCTCGTCCGTCTACGTCCCCGACCACTTCGCGAACGAACCCCCGGGCAGCGGCCAACTCGACGAGACCATCATGCAGGAGGCCCTCGCGATGCTCGGCGGCATGGCCGCCTCGACGAAACGGGTCCGGCTCGGCGGGCATGTGCTGTGCAATCTGTTTCGTCACCCCGCACTGACCGCGCAGGCCATCGGCACGATCGATCAGATCTCCGGCGGACGAGCCGTGCTCGGTATAGGCGCCGGCTGGACCAAGAACGAGTTCGCGATGACGGGCATCGACTTCCCCGACATCAAGCCCCGACTGCGAATGCTCGACGAATCCACGCGGATCATGAAGTCGCTCTGGACCGAGAATCGCACGACGTTCGACGGCGAGTTCTACCAGCTGAAGGACGCCTTCATCACGTCGAAGCCCGTCACAAAGCCGCATCCTCCCGTCGTAATGGGTGGGAGCGGCAAAGGCCTCCTGCGGATCGCCGCCCGCGAAGCCGACGTCGTGAACATCATCATCGACATCGGCAAGGCCGGCACGGCGCTCCCGAGTGAGATGGCGAAACTCACCGAAGACGGTTTCCGTGCGAAGGTGGACTTCGTTCGAGAAGAAGCACACAAACACGGCCGCACACTCACCATCTCGACGACCGTGTTCGTTCCATTCCTCGCCGAGAACGAAGAAGCCGGCATCCAGATGGCCGACGAGCTCGCCGCCGGGTTCGGCCTCACCGGCGACCAGGCTCGGCGCATGCCCCTCGCACTGATCGGAACACCGGACGAATGCGTCTCCGAACTAAAACGCCGCGAGCGCGAATGGGGCGTCGAACACCTCATCCTCTCGGGCGGCGCCAGCGCCGACACGATCGTTCGATTCGGCCAAGAGATCATCCCGAACGTCTAG
- a CDS encoding TetR/AcrR family transcriptional regulator has protein sequence MVIPEETTGPAVRSDDGRGASVGVGAFVDQPRVIHDGRHARAERTQKAVTQGMLDCLEAGDVHPTARHVAERAGVSVRAVFRHFDHLETLFAAVCELQYDRVLRSLRRVKAAGAVADRVVAFVVQQARLNERISPVRRGAQRYEPVSTAISRCNERLRQRDRDEIARVFEAELAELPQAERREAICALAATSSWSHWEELRRHEHLAAPRARKVLERELRAVLTVA, from the coding sequence ATGGTGATACCTGAGGAGACAACGGGTCCTGCGGTTCGATCCGACGACGGCCGGGGGGCATCGGTCGGGGTCGGGGCTTTCGTCGACCAGCCCCGCGTCATCCACGACGGCCGCCACGCGCGCGCCGAGCGAACGCAGAAGGCCGTCACGCAGGGAATGCTCGACTGTCTCGAGGCGGGCGACGTCCACCCGACCGCGCGACACGTCGCCGAGCGTGCCGGTGTTTCGGTGCGAGCCGTCTTCCGTCACTTCGATCATCTCGAGACGCTCTTCGCGGCGGTTTGTGAGCTTCAGTACGATCGCGTTCTTCGCTCGCTGCGTAGGGTGAAGGCCGCTGGGGCAGTTGCGGATCGCGTGGTTGCCTTCGTCGTACAGCAGGCTCGCCTGAACGAGCGCATCTCGCCGGTGCGCCGCGGTGCCCAGCGATACGAGCCGGTTTCGACCGCGATCTCGCGTTGCAATGAGCGTCTCCGTCAGCGGGACCGCGATGAGATCGCGCGCGTGTTCGAAGCAGAACTGGCGGAGCTTCCGCAGGCCGAGCGTCGCGAGGCGATTTGTGCACTGGCCGCCACTTCGAGTTGGAGCCACTGGGAAGAGCTGCGTCGACACGAGCACCTGGCTGCGCCGCGTGCCCGCAAAGTGCTCGAGCGCGAGCTTCGCGCCGTCCTCACCGTCGCCTGA
- a CDS encoding Rieske 2Fe-2S domain-containing protein, whose translation MVDREATRAAVARIRDREMEGDTPLQALVSQGVTGEPTALRSIERFPYYTSFPFSWYRACPSAQLPVGAVRPVRYLGRDLVVWRGEDGAAHVMDAYCPHLGAHLGYGGRVAGCEIVCPFHWWQFDGDGTNTLIPYLGTRNSAARIPSYPTVDRNGFVFFWYHPLGEAPLWEIPELAEFGDAGWTEYHPALWKVRAPWQELAENGPDFVHLRTVHGAGEVPELESYDCDGFLARMRASVRFVTPRGPQEGRIDTDSWGPGFSIARFSGIQDALFVAVSTPIDFEHTEVSFNYMVKKFGDTPDALEKTQRLAEAMIAELKKQEAEDIVIFDHKIHVPAPKLSAVDAPIVQFRKWAEQFYVDGDSRAANR comes from the coding sequence GGGCGTCACGGGTGAGCCGACCGCGCTCCGTTCGATCGAACGGTTTCCGTACTACACTAGCTTCCCGTTCTCTTGGTATCGCGCGTGTCCGTCGGCCCAGCTGCCCGTCGGCGCGGTGAGGCCCGTTCGGTACCTCGGCCGTGATCTCGTCGTGTGGCGGGGCGAGGACGGGGCGGCGCACGTGATGGATGCCTATTGCCCTCACCTGGGTGCGCACCTCGGGTACGGCGGTCGTGTCGCCGGGTGCGAGATCGTATGCCCGTTTCACTGGTGGCAGTTCGACGGGGACGGCACGAATACCCTCATCCCGTACCTGGGCACGCGGAACTCTGCGGCGCGGATCCCCTCGTACCCGACGGTGGACCGAAACGGCTTCGTGTTCTTCTGGTATCACCCGCTTGGCGAAGCGCCGTTGTGGGAGATCCCGGAGTTGGCCGAGTTCGGCGACGCCGGCTGGACGGAATACCATCCGGCTCTCTGGAAGGTCCGCGCGCCCTGGCAGGAACTCGCGGAGAACGGGCCGGACTTCGTTCACCTCCGCACCGTGCACGGGGCCGGAGAGGTGCCCGAGCTCGAGTCCTACGACTGTGACGGGTTCCTGGCACGCATGCGTGCGAGTGTGCGCTTCGTCACGCCGCGCGGGCCACAGGAGGGGCGCATCGATACCGACTCCTGGGGGCCCGGGTTCAGCATCGCGCGCTTCAGCGGTATCCAGGACGCGCTCTTCGTCGCGGTGAGCACGCCAATCGATTTCGAGCACACCGAGGTGTCGTTCAACTACATGGTGAAGAAGTTCGGTGACACCCCGGATGCACTCGAGAAAACGCAGCGCCTCGCCGAAGCGATGATTGCCGAGTTGAAGAAGCAAGAGGCGGAAGACATCGTCATCTTCGATCACAAGATCCACGTGCCGGCCCCGAAGCTATCGGCTGTCGACGCGCCGATCGTTCAGTTCCGGAAATGGGCCGAGCAGTTCTACGTCGACGGAGACTCCCGCGCCGCGAACCGGTGA